A DNA window from Limanda limanda chromosome 6, fLimLim1.1, whole genome shotgun sequence contains the following coding sequences:
- the gpr184 gene encoding G protein-coupled receptor 184, with protein MNGTMNATQPPEVCVKIGKSAISDLLMAVYILVFIFGLVFNVLTLGPIWQQVRRQNILGIFLLNLSLSDLLFLFTMPLWINYYHMDHNWKLGVLSCSVAGFFYYSNMYISIYLLCCISVDRCIVVTYPLRSKTQRTSRYAWLMCVVVYVVVVVLHIMVLIHDNLKDAHDDENKHDRCYETYPMEWPIAVFNLIRVAVGFLLPLLVLAVSYWRVLATVGQSPGLSAQAKRKVRMLSFGVIGIFSICFAPYHILLLARSLAFFYSDDTDPEGTYCQFEQRMHFFFSCTLALSSLNCVVDPVLYALVSNGIREEVKLCCRRQRRTREEGCTLASYSRGKTNNTNLI; from the coding sequence ATGAACGGGACAATGAACGCCACGCAACCCCCTGAAGTGTGCgttaaaattggaaaaagcgCCATCAGTGACCTCCTGATGGCCGTTTACATCCTGGTTTTTATATTCGGTTTGGTCTTCAACGTGCTGACTCTGGGCCCCATCTGGCAACAAGTTCGGCGGCAAAACATTTTGGGCATCTTCCTGCTCAACCTGTCCCTCTCCGACCTGCTTTTCCTCTTCACTATGCCCCTGTGGATCAACTATTACCACATGGACCACAACTGGAAGCTGGGTGTTTTGTCTTGCAGCGTAGCAGGCTTCTTCTACTACTCCAACATGTACATAAGCATCTACCTGCTCTGCTGTATCTCGGTGGATCGTTGCATTGTGGTCACGTATCCGCTCCGCTCCAAGACCCAACGCACGTCTCGCTACGCCTGGTTGATGTGTGTCGTTGTTtatgttgtggtggtggtgctgcacATCATGGTGCTGATCCATGACAACCTCAAAGATGCCCACGATGACGAGAACAAACATGACCGTTGTTATGAGACCTACCCCATGGAGTGGCCCATTGCTGTGTTCAACCTGATCAGAGTGGCCGTTGGCTTCCTGCTGCCCCTGCTGGTGCTGGCGGTGAGCTACTGGAGGGTGCTGGCTACTGTGGGCCAGAGTCCAGGCCTGAGTGCCCAGGCCAAGAGGAAGGTCCGCATGCTGTCCTTCGGGGTGATTGGGATCTTCTCGATTTGCTTTGCTCCATATCACATTCTCCTGCTCGCACGTTCGCTAGCCTTCTTTTACAGTGACGACACAGACCCCGAAGGAACCTATTGCCAGTTTGAGCAACGCATGCACTTCTTCTTCTCGTGCACGCTGGCACTTTCCAGTCTGAACTGCGTGGTGGACCCTGTGCTGTACGCACTGGTCAGTAACGGGATCCGGGAGGAGGTGAaactctgctgcaggaggcagagaaggaCACGGGAGGAGGGTTGTACTTTAGCTTCATACAGCAGAGGAAAGACAAATAATACTAATTTAATATGA
- the prkd2 gene encoding serine/threonine-protein kinase D2 isoform X2, producing MLFGLVRQGLKCDGCGLNYHKRCAFSIPNNCSGARKRRLSTTSLSSSQSLRLSTTDSVYSVGTASTCTEEATLIRSHTQMPRTPSEARRFYTGRPVHLDKILMSKVKVPHTFAVHSYTRPTVCQYCKRLLRGLFRQGLQCKDCKFNCHKRCAYKVPNDCLGETIGDKGSSCDMFSPSADPEVPMDYTSDYDTSDKSSMDDSDESCSIPGSFSPENNQDGASGDQSVYIPLMRVVQSVRQTTRRSSTAIKEGWMVHYSNKDTLRKRHYWRLDCKCVILFQNNTSNKYYKEIPLSEILEVRPAGSFTLVPPGTNRHCFELITGAMCYFVGEDPNTLAAVLPSTTQTLPQTPPSPSQVAPNSGIGLEVAKAWESAIRQALMPVIFQDAPPAEGNTTHRQASISISVSNSQIQENVDIGTVYQIFADEVLGSGQFGVVYGGKHRMTGRDVAVKVIDKLRFPTKQESQLRNEVAILQSLRHLGIVNLECMFETPEKVFVVMEKLHGDMLEMILSSEKGRLPERLTKFLITQILAALRHLHFKNIVHCDLKPENVLLASADPFPQVKLCDFGFARIIGEKSFRRSVVGTPAYLAPEVLLNQGYNRSLDMWSVGVIMYVSLSGTFPFNEDEEIKDQIHNAAFMYPPNPWKQISSDAIDLINNLLQVKMRKRYSVDKSLSHVYLQDYQAWLDLRELETKLGERYITHESDDSRWQMFAREHTLPYPSHFVPPPPAPGSDDEEGAEDADMQGLTERVSIL from the exons ATGCTGTTCGGTCTGGTCAGACAAGGGCTCAAATGTGACG GCTGTGGACTGAACTACCACAAACGCTGCGCCTTCAGCATCCCAAACAACTGCAGTGGGGCTCGCAAACGCCGCCTCTCCACCACCTCCctgagcagcagccagtcccTGCGGCTCTCCACCACCGATTCGGTGTACAGCGTGGGGACGGCCTCCACCTGCACAGAGGAAGCCACTCTCatccgctcacacacacagatg CCACGGACTCCTAGTGAAGCCCGGCGCTTCTACACGGGCCGGCCCGTTCACCTGGACAAGATCCTGATGAGCAAGGTGAAGGTGCCCCACACGTTCGCCGTCCACTCGTACACGCGGCCGACCGTGTGCCAGTACTGCAAGAGGCTTCTCCGGGGACTGTTCAGGCAGGGCTTACAGTGCAAAG acTGCAAGTTCAACTGCCATAAACGTTGTGCGTACAAGGTTCCAAATGACTGCCTGGGGGAGACTATCGGAG ACAAAGGAAGCAGCTGCG ACATGTTCAGTCCCAGTGCGGACCCTGAGGTGCCCATGGACTACACCAGTGACTACGACACCTCGGACAAGTCTTCAATGGATGACTCAGACGAGTCCTGCAGCATCCCGGGGTCCTTTTCTCCCGAGAACAACCAGGACGGAGCCAGCGGCGATCAGAG TGTTTACATCCCGTTGATGAGGGTGGTGCAGTCGGTGAGACAGACGACCCGTCGATCCAGTACGGCGATCAAAGAAGGATGGATGGTTCACTACAGCAATAAGGACACACTG AGAAAGAGGCACTACTGGCGTCTGGACTGCAAGTGCGTCATACTGTTCCAGAACAACACCTCCAACAAATACTACAAG gagatccCTCTGTCTGAGATCCTGGAGGTTCGACCCGCTGGTAGCTTCACCCTTGTGCCCCCCGGCACTAATCGGCACTGCTTCGAGCTCATCACAGGCGCTATGTGCTATTTCGTAGGGGAGGACCCCAACACCCTCGCCGCCGTGCTACCCAGCACAACCCAGACTCTCCCCCAAACCCCTCCCTCACCCAGCCAAGTGGCGCCCAATAGCGGCATTGGTCTTGAAGTGGCCAAGGCGTGGGAGAGCGCCATTCGCCAGGCCCTCATGCCTGTCATCTTTCAGGACGCGCCGCCGGCTGAGGGGAACACAACTCATA GACAAGCCTCTATCAGCATATCAGTGTCCAACAGTCAAATCCAAGAGAACGTG GATATTGGAACAGTGTACCAGATTTTTGCTGATGAAGTGCTGGGATCTGGGCAATTTGGAGTAGTGTATGGAG GAAAACACAGGATGACGGGGCGGGACGTAGCCGTCAAAGTCATCGACAAACTTCGCTTTCCCACCAAGCAGGAGAGCCAGCTGAGGAACGAGGTGGCCATACTGCAG AGTTTGCGTCACCTCGGCATCGTGAACCTGGAGTGCATGTTCGAGACCCCAGAGAAAGTGTTTGTGGTGATGGAGAAGCTCCACGGTGACATGCTGGAGATGATCCTCTCCAGTGAGAAGGGCCGACTGCCAGAGAGGCTCACCAAGTTCCTCATCACACAG ATTCTCGCAGCTCTGAGGCATCTGCACTTTAAAAACATCGTTCACTGCGATCTGAAACCAGAGAATGTGCTCCTTGCCTCAGCTGATCCCTTCCCCCAG GTGAAGCTGTGTGACTTTGGCTTTGCCCGCATCATCGGTGAGAAGTCCTTTCGCCGCTCGGTGGTTGGCACCCCCGCCTACCTGGCCCCCGAGGTGCTGCTGAACCAGGGCTACAACCGCTCACTGGACATGTGGTCGGTGGGCGTCATCATGTATGTCAGCCTGAGCGGAACATTCCCGTTTAATGAGGATGAAGAAATCAAAGATCAGATCCACAACGCAGCCTTCATGTACCCGCCGAACCCCTGGAAGCAGATCTCTAGTGATG CAATCGACCTGATCAACAATCTGCTGCAAGTTAAGATGAGGAAACGCTATAGTGTGGACAAGAGTCTCAGTCACGTGTACTTACAG GACTATCAGGCGTGGCTGGACCTGCGGGAACTGGAGACCAAACTTGGCGAGCGTTACATCACCCACGAGAGTGATGACAGCCGCTGGCAGATGTTTGCCCGCGAGCACACTCTGCCGTACCCGTCTCACTTcgtgcccccccctcccgcgCCGGGCTCTGACGATGAGGAGGGCGCGGAGGATGCGGACATGCAAGGCCTCACGGAGAGGGTCAGCATCCTCTGA